A region of Vitis vinifera cultivar Pinot Noir 40024 chromosome 13, ASM3070453v1 DNA encodes the following proteins:
- the LOC100255332 gene encoding uncharacterized protein LOC100255332, with product MAVSLNSVLGFNSTLQAKYQHVSRSPVGVSLLKVTPSSSSLGVFESKRSIKHKRWDSGLLVADSDQVAGETSEKSSGSVDSEDQVLAVNPSSLDYAAGNGQFQTNIVNESEPQTFEASKGSTVSSDLKQNTGSSPDSQSKPKRSPLTARERLRAARVLSRYTETTSSKSELGSKVLDALRASDKGKRRSGLPEAPTNLFDDSKRGLPKQGLTFQFPGGVDLFIIAFSFVFISTVMFATTYIVWKAGAIHFNEY from the coding sequence CTTCAAGCCAAATACCAGCATGTTTCGAGATCTCCTGTTGGAGTTTCACTACTGAAGGTCACCCCTAGCTCATCCTCCTTGGGGGTGTTTGAGTCAAAGAGATCCATAAAGCACAAAAGATGGGACTCGGGTCTTTTAGTTGCAGATAGTGATCAAGTTGCTGGGGAGACCAGTGAGAAAAGCTCTGGAAGTGTAGATTCTGAAGATCAGGTCTTAGCAGTGAATCCTTCATCCTTGGATTATGCAGCAGGAAATGGCCAATTTCAAACTAATATTGTCAATGAGTCAGAGCCTCAAACTTTTGAGGCTTCTAAGGGTTCTACTGTTTCATCAGATCTGAAGCAGAACACAGGATCCTCTCCTGATTCACAATCTAAGCCCAAAAGATCTCCATTAACTGCAAGAGAGAGACTAAGGGCAGCAAGGGTTCTCAGCCGTTACACAGAAACAACGTCATCTAAATCAGAACTAGGCAGCAAAGTTTTGGATGCTCTAAGAGCAAGTGATAAAGGGAAGAGAAGGTCTGGCCTTCCAGAAGCCCCTACAAACTTGTTTGATGACAGCAAGCGAGGGTTGCCGAAACAGGGCCTGACCTTTCAGTTTCCAGGCGGTGTTGATCTGTTTATCATTGCtttctcatttgtttttatCAGCACAGTGATGTTTGCAACAACTTACATAGTGTGGAAAGCCGGTGCCATCCATTTTAATGAGTACTAA